A DNA window from Pseudomonas tohonis contains the following coding sequences:
- a CDS encoding CitMHS family transporter, whose product MLTFLGFAMVMTFMYLIMTKRLSALIALIIVPIAFALLGGFAAGIGPMMLEGIGKLAPTGVMLMFAILYFALMIDSGLFDPAVRAILRLVKGDPLKVSVGTAALALIVSLDGDGATTYMICVAALLPLYSRLGMSPLIMAGLIILAGGIMNMTPWGGPTARAASALHVDPSDIFVPMIPAMIAGSLALFGLAWAYGKRERARLGVLHLPDEPTRHDEISVSQYPEARRPKLLWVNAALTAALMVTLIAGLLPLPVLFMIAFSIAMIINYPCLQQQKERVAAHAGNVLAVVGLIFAAGIFTGILTGTGMVEAMSKSLLAVIPPALGPYMAVITALVSMPFTFFMSNDAFYYGVLPVLAEAAAHYGISPVEMARASIVGQPVHLLSPLVPSTYLLVGLAKIEFGDHQRFTLKWAVMICLCILLAALLLGVFPLFGTH is encoded by the coding sequence ATGCTGACCTTCCTCGGCTTCGCCATGGTCATGACCTTCATGTACCTGATCATGACCAAGCGCCTGTCCGCGCTGATCGCGCTGATCATCGTCCCCATCGCCTTCGCCCTGCTCGGCGGCTTCGCGGCCGGCATCGGCCCGATGATGCTGGAGGGCATCGGCAAGCTCGCGCCCACCGGCGTGATGCTGATGTTCGCCATCCTCTACTTCGCCCTGATGATCGACTCCGGGCTGTTCGACCCCGCCGTGCGCGCCATCCTGCGCCTGGTCAAGGGTGACCCGCTGAAGGTCTCGGTGGGCACCGCCGCGCTGGCGCTGATCGTCTCCCTCGACGGTGACGGCGCCACCACCTACATGATCTGCGTGGCTGCGCTGCTGCCGCTCTACAGCCGCCTGGGCATGAGCCCGCTGATCATGGCGGGGCTGATCATCCTCGCCGGCGGCATCATGAACATGACCCCCTGGGGCGGCCCCACCGCCCGCGCCGCCAGCGCCCTGCACGTGGACCCGTCGGACATCTTCGTGCCGATGATCCCGGCCATGATCGCCGGCTCCCTGGCCCTGTTCGGCCTGGCCTGGGCCTATGGCAAGCGCGAGCGCGCCCGCCTCGGCGTGCTGCACCTCCCGGACGAGCCGACCCGCCACGACGAGATCAGCGTCTCCCAGTACCCGGAAGCGCGCCGGCCGAAACTCTTGTGGGTGAACGCGGCGCTGACGGCCGCCCTGATGGTCACGCTGATCGCCGGCCTGCTGCCACTGCCGGTGCTGTTCATGATCGCCTTCAGCATCGCCATGATCATCAACTACCCCTGCCTGCAGCAGCAGAAGGAGCGCGTCGCGGCCCATGCCGGCAACGTGCTGGCGGTGGTGGGGCTGATCTTCGCCGCCGGCATCTTCACCGGCATCCTCACCGGCACCGGCATGGTGGAGGCCATGTCCAAGAGCCTGCTGGCGGTGATCCCGCCCGCCCTCGGGCCCTACATGGCGGTGATCACGGCGCTGGTGAGCATGCCCTTCACCTTCTTCATGTCCAACGACGCTTTTTATTACGGCGTGTTGCCGGTGCTCGCCGAGGCGGCGGCCCATTACGGCATCAGCCCGGTGGAGATGGCGCGGGCCTCAATCGTAGGCCAGCCGGTGCACCTGCTCAGTCCGCTGGTGCCCTCCACCTACCTGCTGGTGGGCCTGGCGAAGATCGAATTCGGCGACCACCAGCGCTTCACGTTGAAGTGGGCGGTGATGATCTGTCTGTGTATCCTGCTCGCCGCACTGTTACTCGGCGTGTTCCCGCTGTTCGGTACACACTGA
- a CDS encoding GFA family protein — MTQVHMGGCHCGRLRYRIEAPLTDIAHCHCSDCRRTSGGIVTTWITVPLASFTWTRGEPAQYHSSPGCSRYFCGGCGCLLGLFTQQAPGTMDVTIATLDDVAEALPDRHIWVRSRLPWLHLDPGLPEEQEEKL; from the coding sequence ATGACCCAGGTCCATATGGGCGGCTGCCATTGCGGGCGGCTGCGCTACCGCATCGAAGCCCCGCTCACCGATATCGCCCACTGCCACTGTTCGGACTGCCGGCGCACCAGCGGCGGAATCGTCACCACCTGGATCACCGTGCCACTGGCGTCCTTCACCTGGACCCGTGGCGAGCCGGCGCAGTACCACTCCTCCCCCGGCTGCTCGCGCTATTTCTGCGGCGGCTGCGGCTGCCTGCTCGGCCTCTTCACCCAGCAGGCCCCGGGCACCATGGACGTGACCATCGCCACCCTGGACGATGTGGCCGAGGCCCTGCCGGACCGCCACATCTGGGTGCGCAGCCGCCTGCCCTGGCTGCACCTGGACCCGGGCCTGCCGGAGGAGCAGGAAGAGAAGCTGTAG
- a CDS encoding DUF2388 domain-containing protein has product MRRTLIAAATALTLVAGAVQAQTLVATSNIIVRAFGRSIDFTSDTTTSIRDMKVIREARDDAASFVASAGDIRGVQLEAAFSTLRERLPEARDASDEALAQAILAL; this is encoded by the coding sequence ATGCGTCGCACGCTGATTGCCGCTGCCACCGCCCTCACCCTCGTCGCCGGCGCCGTCCAGGCACAGACCCTGGTTGCCACCAGCAACATCATCGTCCGCGCCTTCGGCCGCAGCATCGACTTCACCTCCGATACCACCACCTCGATCCGCGACATGAAGGTGATCCGCGAAGCCCGCGACGATGCCGCCAGCTTCGTCGCCAGCGCAGGCGACATCCGCGGCGTCCAGCTGGAAGCCGCCTTCAGCACCCTGCGTGAGCGCCTGCCGGAGGCGCGCGACGCCAGCGACGAGGCCCTGGCCCAAGCCATCCTCGCACTCTGA
- the prfH gene encoding peptide chain release factor H → MILLQLSAAQGPDECALAVAKALQRLLDEAATLDVQAQVLEREEGARRGTLASVLLALDGAHADALAGRWEGSLQWTCPSPYRPNHGRKNWFFGGARFAAPPASLEGEIRFEALRASGPGGQHVNTTDSAVRATHLASGISVKVQSERSQHANKRLAVLLIGQRLAQRAEEADGALRAERRLFHHRVERGNPVRCFRGERFEPV, encoded by the coding sequence ATGATCCTCCTGCAACTCTCGGCGGCCCAGGGGCCGGACGAATGCGCCCTGGCGGTGGCCAAGGCGCTGCAACGGCTGCTGGACGAAGCCGCCACGCTGGACGTGCAGGCGCAGGTACTGGAGCGGGAGGAGGGCGCGCGTCGCGGCACCCTCGCCTCCGTGCTCCTGGCCCTGGACGGCGCGCATGCGGACGCGCTGGCCGGGCGCTGGGAAGGTTCCCTGCAATGGACCTGCCCCAGCCCCTACCGGCCCAACCACGGGCGCAAGAACTGGTTCTTCGGCGGGGCGCGGTTCGCCGCACCGCCGGCCAGCCTCGAAGGCGAGATCCGCTTCGAAGCGCTGCGTGCCTCGGGGCCGGGCGGCCAGCACGTCAACACCACCGACTCGGCGGTGCGCGCCACCCACCTGGCCAGCGGCATCAGCGTCAAGGTGCAGAGCGAGCGCAGCCAGCACGCCAACAAGCGCCTGGCCGTCCTGCTCATCGGCCAGCGCCTGGCGCAGCGGGCCGAGGAGGCGGACGGCGCCCTGCGCGCGGAGCGCCGCCTGTTCCACCACCGGGTGGAGCGCGGCAACCCGGTGCGCTGCTTCCGAGGCGAGCGGTTCGAGCCGGTGTGA
- a CDS encoding DUF4105 domain-containing protein, protein MPTVLRWVCLAGLLASATVRAELQLDLNSDGLSAPQRQASQALLDEALAALPPSFVQRLDRRVEVAWADDLPDNAYGRATRIDALDLNRALLPELADGSAAQEKTRRPHGTVRRELLATVLHELTHLYDRARWRTPAERSLQFRCGLAADSTGLVGQRGECRGQVARRFSLSDDPRLLDLAGWPQQVGRRGDREAENHQVARSPDLYELSNPREFVAVNMEYFLLDPAFACRRPALYRYLRQHFGWAPAQQAECAGELAYLNAGRDFGREPLGRLDPERVYEVDYLFAEANDNWVSRWGHSMLRLVICAPGRPRGPDCRLDLDQHLVLSYRAFVGDVQLSSWDGLTGAYPSRLFVLPLSQVIDEYTKVEMRSLASVPLKLDRDQVERLVERATEMHWSYDGDYWFLSNNCAVETLKLLRSGTADPRLADLDSIMPNGLLALLEGRGVADPQPLRDPKEALRLGYRFDSFRDRYQAMFAIARERLALPQADVETWLDLPADRRRPWIANADLRASAALLLLEQAAMRKQMLLAQDELKRRYLDSREKLGNAEFSRAGDTLEQILANSGFLSRPADMLEGGYGLPQASEWQRLEAESSSRQQKLRSLTDDLDREVRHLIDPRILAELDAVQLNLDQLSAHLRQLHKDAGGLELP, encoded by the coding sequence CTGCCCACTGTCCTGCGCTGGGTTTGCCTGGCAGGGTTGCTGGCGAGCGCAACAGTTCGGGCCGAGCTGCAACTGGACCTGAACAGTGACGGCCTGAGCGCGCCCCAGCGCCAGGCCAGCCAAGCGCTGCTGGATGAAGCCCTCGCCGCCCTGCCGCCGAGCTTCGTCCAGCGCCTCGACCGCCGCGTCGAGGTCGCCTGGGCCGATGACCTGCCCGACAACGCCTACGGCCGCGCCACCCGCATCGACGCCCTCGACCTCAACCGCGCCCTGCTGCCGGAGCTGGCCGATGGCAGCGCCGCGCAGGAAAAAACCCGCCGCCCACACGGCACCGTGCGCCGCGAACTGCTGGCCACCGTGCTCCACGAACTCACCCACCTCTACGACCGCGCCCGCTGGCGTACCCCGGCCGAGCGCAGCCTGCAGTTCCGTTGTGGCCTGGCGGCCGACAGCACCGGCCTGGTGGGGCAGCGTGGCGAATGCCGGGGGCAGGTGGCGCGGCGCTTCAGCCTCAGCGACGACCCGCGCCTGCTCGACCTCGCCGGCTGGCCGCAACAGGTCGGCCGGCGCGGTGACCGCGAGGCGGAGAACCACCAGGTCGCGCGCAGCCCGGATCTCTACGAGCTGAGCAACCCGCGCGAATTCGTCGCGGTGAACATGGAGTACTTCCTCCTCGACCCCGCCTTCGCCTGCCGCCGCCCGGCGCTTTACCGCTACCTGCGCCAGCATTTCGGCTGGGCCCCCGCGCAGCAGGCCGAGTGCGCCGGGGAGCTGGCCTACCTCAACGCCGGGCGCGACTTCGGGCGCGAACCCCTGGGCCGTCTCGACCCCGAGCGGGTCTACGAAGTGGACTACCTGTTCGCCGAAGCCAACGACAACTGGGTCAGCCGCTGGGGCCACAGCATGCTGCGCCTGGTCATCTGCGCCCCCGGCCGGCCGCGCGGCCCGGACTGCCGCCTCGACCTCGACCAGCACCTGGTGCTGTCCTATCGCGCCTTCGTCGGCGACGTGCAGCTCTCCAGCTGGGACGGCCTCACCGGCGCCTACCCCTCGCGCCTGTTCGTCCTGCCGCTATCCCAGGTGATCGACGAATACACCAAGGTCGAAATGCGCAGCCTCGCCTCGGTGCCGCTCAAGCTCGACCGCGACCAGGTGGAGCGCCTGGTGGAGCGCGCCACCGAGATGCACTGGAGCTACGACGGCGACTACTGGTTCCTCTCCAACAACTGCGCGGTGGAGACCCTCAAGCTGCTGCGCAGCGGCACCGCCGACCCGCGCCTGGCGGATCTCGACAGCATCATGCCCAACGGTTTGCTGGCCCTGCTCGAAGGGCGTGGCGTGGCCGACCCGCAACCGCTGCGCGACCCGAAGGAAGCCCTGCGCCTGGGCTACCGCTTCGACTCCTTCCGCGACCGCTACCAGGCCATGTTCGCCATCGCCCGCGAGCGCCTGGCCCTGCCCCAGGCCGATGTCGAGACCTGGCTCGACCTGCCCGCCGACCGGCGCCGACCCTGGATCGCCAACGCCGACCTGCGCGCCAGCGCCGCCCTGCTGCTGCTGGAGCAGGCGGCCATGCGCAAGCAGATGCTGCTGGCCCAGGACGAACTCAAGCGCCGCTACCTCGACAGCCGCGAGAAGCTCGGCAATGCCGAGTTCTCCAGGGCCGGCGACACCCTGGAGCAGATCCTCGCCAACAGCGGCTTCCTCAGCCGCCCGGCGGACATGCTCGAAGGCGGCTACGGCCTGCCCCAGGCCAGCGAGTGGCAGCGCCTGGAGGCCGAGAGCAGCAGCCGCCAGCAGAAGCTGCGCAGCCTCACCGACGACCTCGACCGCGAAGTGCGCCACCTGATCGACCCGCGCATCCTCGCCGAGCTGGACGCCGTGCAACTCAACCTCGACCAGCTCAGCGCCCACCTGCGCCAGCTGCACAAGGACGCCGGCGGGCTCGAGCTGCCCTGA
- a CDS encoding TerC family protein, which translates to MEWLTSPEIWVAFFTLTALEIVLGIDNIIMIAILVGRMPPHMQARTRFFGLALAMITRIMLLLSITWIMRLTADLFHVFGQGISGRDLILFFGGLFLLWKSSTEMYHSLEGEDEAEQPQAGGAARNFIGTIIQIAIIDIVFSLDSVITAVGMVSHVPVMVAAIVVAVLVMMAAAGTISDFIDKHPSLKMLALSFLVVVGTVLIAESFEVHVPKGYVYFAMAFSLAVEALNIRMRTARGRKEDPVKLRKDIPGE; encoded by the coding sequence ATGGAATGGCTGACCAGCCCGGAAATCTGGGTCGCCTTCTTCACCCTGACTGCCCTGGAGATCGTCCTGGGCATCGACAACATCATCATGATCGCCATCCTCGTGGGCCGCATGCCGCCGCACATGCAGGCACGCACCCGCTTCTTCGGCCTGGCGCTGGCGATGATCACGCGCATCATGCTGCTGCTGTCGATCACCTGGATCATGCGGCTCACCGCCGACCTGTTCCACGTCTTCGGCCAGGGCATCTCCGGGCGCGACCTGATCCTGTTCTTCGGCGGCCTGTTCCTCCTGTGGAAGAGCAGCACCGAGATGTACCACAGCCTCGAAGGCGAGGATGAAGCCGAGCAGCCGCAGGCCGGCGGCGCCGCGCGCAACTTCATCGGCACCATCATCCAGATCGCCATCATCGACATCGTGTTCTCCCTGGACTCGGTGATCACCGCCGTGGGCATGGTGTCCCACGTGCCGGTGATGGTCGCCGCGATCGTCGTCGCCGTGCTGGTGATGATGGCCGCCGCCGGCACCATCAGCGACTTCATCGACAAGCACCCGAGCCTGAAGATGCTGGCACTGTCCTTCCTGGTGGTGGTCGGTACCGTGCTCATCGCCGAGTCGTTCGAAGTCCACGTGCCCAAGGGCTACGTCTACTTCGCCATGGCCTTCTCCCTGGCCGTGGAAGCGCTGAACATCCGCATGCGCACCGCGCGCGGGCGCAAGGAAGACCCGGTCAAGCTGCGCAAGGACATCCCGGGGGAATGA
- a CDS encoding AEC family transporter has translation MRGVAQDGRLPTGPPEPDVTALLAALWPLFALIVGGYALRLKGFPGDAFWPAAERLNYFILFPALLFSSLATAPLDNPALPRLALAVLLGLGVGWAVLLLARRVMGWPAARFGAVTQGVLRFNTYLGLAAIGSLFGKEGLAIAALMLALMVPTVNLLSVWSLTAERGVSARGLLLPMAKNPLILACLAGAAYNLAGLGLGGGIDRLLNLLAVASLPLGLLCVGAALQPRELGGELAALGWNCAARLLAMPALAFAVARLLGLPAMESSILVLFFALPTAPTAYVLTRQLGGDGHLMAGIITLQTLLSGATLVAVLALLQAGPG, from the coding sequence GTGCGCGGCGTTGCACAAGATGGCCGCCTCCCGACCGGACCACCGGAACCCGATGTGACCGCACTGCTTGCAGCCCTCTGGCCCCTTTTCGCCCTGATCGTCGGCGGCTACGCGCTGCGCCTGAAGGGCTTCCCCGGCGATGCCTTCTGGCCCGCCGCCGAGCGCCTGAACTACTTCATCCTCTTCCCCGCGCTGCTGTTCAGCAGCCTGGCCACGGCGCCGCTGGACAACCCCGCGCTGCCGCGCCTGGCCCTGGCGGTGCTGCTGGGCCTGGGCGTCGGCTGGGCCGTCCTGCTCCTGGCCCGCCGCGTGATGGGCTGGCCGGCGGCACGCTTCGGCGCCGTCACCCAGGGCGTGCTGCGCTTCAACACCTACCTGGGGCTGGCGGCCATCGGCAGCCTGTTCGGCAAGGAGGGCCTGGCCATCGCCGCGCTGATGCTGGCGCTGATGGTGCCGACGGTGAACCTGCTGTCGGTGTGGTCGCTCACCGCCGAGCGCGGCGTCAGCGCGCGGGGCCTGCTGCTGCCGATGGCGAAGAACCCGCTGATCCTCGCCTGCCTCGCCGGCGCCGCCTACAACCTGGCCGGGCTCGGCCTGGGTGGCGGCATCGACCGGCTGCTCAACCTCCTGGCGGTGGCCAGCCTGCCCCTGGGCCTGCTCTGCGTCGGCGCGGCGCTGCAGCCCCGCGAGCTGGGTGGCGAGCTGGCGGCCCTGGGCTGGAACTGCGCGGCGCGCCTGCTGGCCATGCCCGCCCTGGCCTTCGCCGTGGCACGCCTGCTCGGCCTGCCGGCGATGGAGAGCAGCATCCTGGTGCTGTTCTTCGCCCTGCCGACGGCCCCCACCGCCTATGTGCTGACCCGCCAGCTGGGCGGCGACGGCCACCTGATGGCGGGGATCATCACCCTGCAGACGCTGCTCTCCGGCGCCACGCTGGTGGCCGTGCTGGCGCTGCTGCAGGCTGGGCCGGGCTGA